The following proteins come from a genomic window of Pleuronectes platessa chromosome 2, fPlePla1.1, whole genome shotgun sequence:
- the snrpc gene encoding LOW QUALITY PROTEIN: U1 small nuclear ribonucleoprotein C (The sequence of the model RefSeq protein was modified relative to this genomic sequence to represent the inferred CDS: deleted 1 base in 1 codon), with the protein MPKFYCDYCDTYLTHDSPSVRKTHCSGRKHKENVKDYYQKWMEEQAQSLIDKTTAAFQQGKIPPTPFPGGPPPPGGPPRPGMLPTPPMGGPPMMPMMGPPPHGMMPGGPGGMRPPMGGPMQMMPGPPHMMRHPRPMMMPVRPGMMRPDR; encoded by the exons ATGCCGAA GTTTTATTGTGATTACTGTGACACCTACCTCACACATGATTCG CCATCGGTGAGGAAAACCCACTGCAGCGGccgaaaacacaaagaaaatgtaaaagattATTACCAGAAGTGGATGGAGGAGCAGGCTCAGAGTTTGATCGATAAAACAA CGGCTGCGTTTCAACAAGGAAAGATTCCTCCCACGCCGTTTCCTggtggtcctcctcctccag GTGGCCCTCCGCGCCCAGGCATGCTGCCCACGCCCCCTATGGGAGGTCCTCCTATGATGCCCATGATG GGGCCTCCACCACACGGGATGATGCCTGGAGGACCAG GAGGCATGAGGCCGCCGATGGGAGGACCCATGCAGATGATGCCAGGACCACCTCACATGATGCGTCACCCCCGACCGATGATGATGCCAGTCAGGCCGGGCATGATGCGCCCAGACAGATAA
- the ilrun gene encoding protein ILRUN: MEGTDMDVDAELMQKFSCMGTTDKDVLISEFQRLLGFQLNPAGCAFFLDMTNWNLQAAIGAYYDFESPNVNTPSMSFVEDVTIGEGESVPPDTPFTKTWRIQNTGAEAWPPGVCLKYIGGDQFGHVNTVMVKSLDPQEISDVSVQMRSPTTPGMYQGQWRMCTATGLFYGDVIWVILSVEVGGLLGVTQQLSSFETEFNTQPQRNVQGDFNPFASPQKNKHDATDDSFREPGGGWERTQEPIQQDQNGLSHNAVNRASNGLQTNLSVVTYGQGIHGPFPFGQS, from the exons ATGGAGGGCACCGACATGGACGTGGACGCGGAGCTCATGCAGAAGTTCAGCTGCATGGGCACCACGGACAAGGACGTCCTCATCTCGGAGTTCCAGAGGCTGCTGGGCTTCCAGCTCAACCCCGCCGGCTGCGCCTTCTTCCTGGACATGACGAACTG GAACCTCCAGGCTGCTATCGGTGCATATTATGACTTTGAAAGTCCCAATGTCAACACACCATCCATGTCCTTTGTCGAAGATGTGACAATTGGAGAAGGAGAGTCCGTTCCTCCAGATACACCGTTCACAAAGACCTGGAGGATACAGAACACGG GTGCAGAGGCGTGGCCGCCTGGGGTTTGTCTCAAGTACATCGGTGGGGATCAGTTTGGGCACGTGAACACAGTCATGGTGAAGTCTCTAGACCCCCAGGAAATATCAGATGTAAGTGTGCAGATGCGAAGTCCCACAACTCCTGGCATGTACCAGGGTCAGTGGAGGATGTGTACGGCCACTGGGTTATTCTATGGAG ATGTGATCTGGGTGATCCTTAGCGTAGAAGTCGGAGGTCTCCTTGGCGTCACCCAGCAGCTGTCCTCCTTTGAGACCGAGTTCAACACCCAACCCCAACGGAACGTGCAGGGAGACTTCAACCCCTTCGCCTCGCCGCAGAAGAACAAGCACGACGCCACCGACGACAGCTTCAGAGAACCCGGCGGGGGGTGGGAACGCACACAGGAGCCAATCCAGCAAGATCAAAACGGACTGTCTCATAATGCTGTAAATAGGGCCTCAAATGGACTCCAAACCAATCTTTCTGTTGTGACTTATGGTCAG GGTATTCACGGACCCTTTCCCTTTGGACAGAGCTAG